The genomic region GCGGAAGTTGAGGCCGCGCTGTTCCGAATCCAGACTCATCGAGACGCGGGCGTTCTCGCGGCGCTTGAGCAGGTCCTGGTAGAGGTCGCGGTTGACCTCGTAGTCGCGGGTCAGTTCGGCCAGCGCGCTTTCCGAGGCGGCGATCCGTCGGCTTCGCGCAAGTTCTTCCTCAAGCAGTTGTTGCGAGGTCGAGATGCGGCTGGCCATGGCCGCCGATTGCCGACGGGTCTGGGCCAGCTTGCTCTTGAGCTCGGCGTACAGCGGGTTGTATTCGGCGCTGTTGCTCAGCCGGTCGGATGACGATGGTGCGCGCGTGCGCCGCAACCCGTCCTCGTTACGCAGTTGTTCCTGCAGGTCGTCGATCTGGTGCTGGACGCGAACGACATCCGGATGCTGGCGGGTATAGCTGAGCAACAGGCGATCCTGCTCCTCCTCCAGTTCGGCCAGGCGGGCGATCATCTGCCCGGTGCGGCTGCGTACGACTGTGATTTCGTTCTCGCCCGACAACTGCGCCTGCAGCGCGGTTTCCTGAGAGCGCAGGTCGTGCAGGTCCATGCGTGCCGATTCCACCAGCCGACGCAGTTCGCCGATACGCGCATTGACGTCGACCTCGATGCCGGGGCGCGCGTCGGGATTGGACTTGCGATATGCCTCCAGGCGGGACTCGGCATCGGTCAGTTTGCCGTGGTATTGCTTTACCTGCGAATCGATGAAGTCGTAGGCGTCCCGGCTCTCGCGCTCCTTGGTACCGAGGCTTTCCTCGATCACCAGATCGGCGAAGCGCCTGGTCACCTCGAAGGCGCGGCGCGGGTTGGAGTCGGTGTAGGAGATCTGGATCAGGTTGTCGCGTGGATTGTCGATCCGGGTGCGCTTGGTGATCTCCTCGATCAATCGTTCCTGTTGTATCGGCGTGGGGTTGTCATCCATCCAGCCACCGGTGCCGAGGATCTCGTTCATGACCTTGCGACTGAAGGCCACCTGGCGGGTGATGCTGGCACGGTTGGAGATCGCGGTTGCCACCGCCCGGCCTTCCATCAGCGGACGGATGATGTTGGTGTCCTCGACCAGGATCGTGGTCGAGGATGTGTACTTCTTCGGCAGCAACAGGCCGGCCCCGAGTGCAAGCAGAGCGATGGACGTGAAGATCACGGCCAGCACCAGATGGCGGCGCTTGAGCTCCTCCAGCGCGATCGGGGCCAGCGCCATCATCGAAGCGGGCGGCTCCTGCCCGCTCCATTCCAGGGTCGGGATATTCACAGGATGCGCTCGGGTACGGTAATGACGTCGCCGGGGGCGACCTTGAAGTTGGTGCTCAGGTCGCCACGATCGAGAATGCGGTCGAGCTTGACCGCATACCTGCGTGTGTTCTCGCCGTTGCTGCGGTACAGCTCCGACCGCGATGGCGAGGCGAACTCGGTGACCCCGCCGGCGGCCAGTACCGCATCGAGCACGGTCATGCCCTGGCGGTAGGGGATCGAGACCGGCTGCCGGACCGCGCCGGTCACCCGCACCCGCGACAGGTACTCATGGCTGCGCAGATCGGTCAGGATCACCGCGACCTGCGGGTCGCGCACGTAGGCGGCCAGCCTGGTGGTGATGTCGGCGGCGACTTCGTCCGGGGTCAGCCCCCCCGCCGGCACGTCGCCGACGAGCGGCACCGAGATCTTTCCGTCCGGCCGCACCGGCACCGTGATGCCGAGGTCGGGGTTGCGCCACACCGTGACCTGGACGATGTCGTCGACGCCGATCCGGTACTGCTCTACGGCAGCCGGCGCTTCGTCCGGGGGGCGCGCGCCGGAAGTGCCCGGGGTGCTTGCACAGGCGGCCAGCAGCAGGGCGAGGAGGACGGCGGGAATGAGGGCTATCTTGTGCATGACTGGAGTCCCCTGGGGGTCAGCTGTAGACAACGCGGTTGGGAGGCAGGGCAGGCCAGCAAGGCGACGCCGGCGTACCGGCTCAGACGCGGTAGTACGCCCGGTACCAGTCGATGAAGCGGCGCACTCCGGTCTCCACCGACGTGGTCGGGGCGTAGCCGACGTCGCGACGCAGCGCCTCGACATCGGCATGCGCTTCGGGCACGTCGCCCGGTTGCAGCGGCAGCAGGTTGCATTCGGCCTTGCGGCCGAGGCAGTCCTCGATCAGGCCGATGTACTTCATCAGCTCGATCGGGCGGTCGCTGCCGATGTTGTAGAGCCGGTACGGCGCCGCCGAGGCGGCCGGGGTGGCATGACCGAAGTCGTAGTCCGGGTCCGCGGCCGGGACACGGTCGAGCACGCGGACCACGCCCTCGACGATGTCGTCGATGTAGGTGAAGTCGCGACGGTGGTGGCCATGGTTGAACACGTTGATCGGCTTGCCTGCGAGGATGTTGCGGGTGAACAGGAACAGCGCCATGTCGGGTCGTCCCCAAGGCCCGTATACGGTGAAGAAGCGCAGGCCCGTAGTTGGAAGTCCGTAGAGATGGCTGTAGGTGTGCGCCATCAGCTCGTTGGATTTCTTGGTTGCCGCGTACAGGCTGACCGGGTGATCGACGTCATGGTCGACGGCGAACGGCAGCCGGGTATTGGCGCCGTAGACCGAGCTCGACGAGGCGTAGACCAGGTGCTCGATCGAGTGATGGCGGCAGCCTTCCAGGATGTTGATGAATCCGACGATGTTGCTGTCGATGTAGGCGCGCGGGTTCTCGATCGAATAGCGCACGCCGGCTTGTGCGGCGAGGTTCACCACCCGCTCGGGCTTGAACACCCGGAAGGCCCGCTCCACGACTTCGCGGTCCTCCAGCGATGCCCGCATCAGGCCGAAGCCGGCGTGTTGTTCCAGCCGTTCCAGCCGTGCCTCCTTCAGCGTCGGGTCGTAGTAGTCGTTGACGTTGTCGAAGCCCAGCACCTCATCGCCGCGCTCCAGCAGTCGCTGCGAAACGTGGTAGCCGATGAAGCCGGCGGCACCGGTGACCAGAATCCGCATCCTCATTCCTCCCCGGTCACAGTCGTCCGTCCACGTCGGCTTTCGGAAGCGCGCCCTTGACGTCGAACAGGGGCGTGCCCGGCTTGCCGAAGGCGCGCAGGCCCGGTGCACCCGGGGACACGAACTCGCGATGGGCAACGGCCAGGATCACGGCGTCGTACCCCCCGTGCGCGGGATCGGTCACCAGTTCGATGCCGTAGGCTTCGCGTGCCTGCGCGGCATCCACCCACGGGTCATGCACGTCGACACCGACCCCGTAGTCCTGCAGTTCATGCACGATATCCACGACCCGGGTGTTGCGCAGATCGGGGCAGTTCTCCTTGAACGCCAGCCCCAGTACCAGCACCCGGCAGCAGGCCGGGTGGGTGTCGTTTTTCTGGATCAGTCGCACCACCCGGTGCGCCACGTGCTGGCCCATGCCGTCGTTGATGCGACGCCCGGCCAGGATCACGTCGGTGTGGAAGCCGACCTGCTGTGCCTTGTGGGTCAGATAGTAGGGATCCACGCCGATGCAGTGCCCACCGACCAGCCCGGGGCGGAACGGCAGGAAGTTCCACTTGGTGCCGGCCGCGGCCAGCACCTCCTGGGTGTCCATGCCGAGGCGGTGGAACAACAATGCCAGTTCATTGACCAGGGCGATGTTGACGTCGCGCTGGATGTTCTCGATGACCTTGGCTCCCTCGGCGACGCGGATGCTCGAGGTCTTGTGGGTGCCGGCGGTGATGACCGAGGCGTACAGTTCGTCGACGAAGTCGGCCGCCTCCGGGGTCGAGCCGGAGGTGACCTTGGTGATCGTCTCCAGCCGGTGTTCGTGGTCGCCGGGATTGATCCGCTCAGGGCTGTAGCCGACGTAGAAGTCGCGGTTGAACACCAGCCCCGACTCGCGTTCCAGGATAGGCACGCAGACTTCCTCGGTCGCGCCCGGATAGACGGTGGACTCGTAGATCACGACGTCGCCGGGCGACAGCGATTCGCCGACGGTGCGGCTGGCTGCCTCCAGCGGGCGCAGATCGGGGCGTTTGTACTCATCGATGGGGGTCGGCACGGTGACGATGTAGACGTTGCACTCGTGCAGCCGCCCGGCATCGGTACTGAACTGCAGTCTCGACGCCTCGCGCAATGCCTTCCCGGACACTTCCAGGGTGTGGTCGTGATGCCGCTCGAGTTCGTTGACGCGGATGAGGTTTACGTCGAAGCCGAGCGTCGGCAGTTTGCGGCCAAAGGCCACGGCCAGCGGCAGTCCGACATATCCCAGTCCAACGACGGCCAGACGGATCCGGTCCCGTTGCGGCAGCGGGGCGCT from Lysobacter alkalisoli harbors:
- a CDS encoding XrtA system polysaccharide chain length determinant, with product MNIPTLEWSGQEPPASMMALAPIALEELKRRHLVLAVIFTSIALLALGAGLLLPKKYTSSTTILVEDTNIIRPLMEGRAVATAISNRASITRQVAFSRKVMNEILGTGGWMDDNPTPIQQERLIEEITKRTRIDNPRDNLIQISYTDSNPRRAFEVTRRFADLVIEESLGTKERESRDAYDFIDSQVKQYHGKLTDAESRLEAYRKSNPDARPGIEVDVNARIGELRRLVESARMDLHDLRSQETALQAQLSGENEITVVRSRTGQMIARLAELEEEQDRLLLSYTRQHPDVVRVQHQIDDLQEQLRNEDGLRRTRAPSSSDRLSNSAEYNPLYAELKSKLAQTRRQSAAMASRISTSQQLLEEELARSRRIAASESALAELTRDYEVNRDLYQDLLKRRENARVSMSLDSEQRGLNFRIQEPATFPLRSNGLRLMHVAGGGLGMAVATPLLLLLVLVKFDPRVRSAPQIERQGGLPVLGIVPHYRTAKHHHRRRIAAAALLLLLVPVVYGLVLITQLVQA
- a CDS encoding XrtA/PEP-CTERM system exopolysaccharide export protein, translating into MHKIALIPAVLLALLLAACASTPGTSGARPPDEAPAAVEQYRIGVDDIVQVTVWRNPDLGITVPVRPDGKISVPLVGDVPAGGLTPDEVAADITTRLAAYVRDPQVAVILTDLRSHEYLSRVRVTGAVRQPVSIPYRQGMTVLDAVLAAGGVTEFASPSRSELYRSNGENTRRYAVKLDRILDRGDLSTNFKVAPGDVITVPERIL
- a CDS encoding NAD-dependent epimerase; this translates as MRILVTGAAGFIGYHVSQRLLERGDEVLGFDNVNDYYDPTLKEARLERLEQHAGFGLMRASLEDREVVERAFRVFKPERVVNLAAQAGVRYSIENPRAYIDSNIVGFINILEGCRHHSIEHLVYASSSSVYGANTRLPFAVDHDVDHPVSLYAATKKSNELMAHTYSHLYGLPTTGLRFFTVYGPWGRPDMALFLFTRNILAGKPINVFNHGHHRRDFTYIDDIVEGVVRVLDRVPAADPDYDFGHATPAASAAPYRLYNIGSDRPIELMKYIGLIEDCLGRKAECNLLPLQPGDVPEAHADVEALRRDVGYAPTTSVETGVRRFIDWYRAYYRV
- a CDS encoding nucleotide sugar dehydrogenase; the encoded protein is MSAPLPQRDRIRLAVVGLGYVGLPLAVAFGRKLPTLGFDVNLIRVNELERHHDHTLEVSGKALREASRLQFSTDAGRLHECNVYIVTVPTPIDEYKRPDLRPLEAASRTVGESLSPGDVVIYESTVYPGATEEVCVPILERESGLVFNRDFYVGYSPERINPGDHEHRLETITKVTSGSTPEAADFVDELYASVITAGTHKTSSIRVAEGAKVIENIQRDVNIALVNELALLFHRLGMDTQEVLAAAGTKWNFLPFRPGLVGGHCIGVDPYYLTHKAQQVGFHTDVILAGRRINDGMGQHVAHRVVRLIQKNDTHPACCRVLVLGLAFKENCPDLRNTRVVDIVHELQDYGVGVDVHDPWVDAAQAREAYGIELVTDPAHGGYDAVILAVAHREFVSPGAPGLRAFGKPGTPLFDVKGALPKADVDGRL